The genome window tttttcaaaaaagtatgCATGTTCTGACTGTGGAATTAGTCTACTGGTCAATTAAAGGCAAttttaattaccttttaaaaaattcttcataCAAAGGAGAGatgttgtgtgtgtgtcaaatAAACAGCAGTATGtaagtccattaaaaaaaaccccaacaaaacTGAATGAAGACCTACAAATGCTTATGCCAAGCAGGAATCTGCCTGCCCCCTGTGGTCTCACATTAATTCAAAATCATGCTGGATTCAGGATTCTGAAACTAAGCTTCTATTACTTGAGCTCTAGCAAAATGTGAGGTTCTGTAGCCTCAACTAGTATAATGTCTTCCCTGTCCAAATCCAGAATGATTATACTGATAACCTCCATGTTGGAAGTGCTGTTCAAACTGTCCCCCTTGGTGATAACTCTggcttccccttcctccccaacCGCCTCCCTGGCCTCCGCGTCCACCTCGGCCTCCACGACCACCTCTCCCTCCTCGGCCACTGCCTCGATCACCATGGTGCCCGCCATCTTGGTATCTATTATCCTGCTGGTATCCACCACCCTGGTATGCACTTGCTGTGTATGTAGACGTTTGGAAGCCACCATAGCCACCACCTTGGTAGCCACCACTGTGGCCACCATGATAGCCACCTGGCTGGAAGCCTGAATCTCGATAACCACCATCTTGGTAGCCACCTCCTCCTCCACTCGCTCCATCTGTCCAGCCTCCTTGATGcttacttcctcttcctccccctcggCCACCATGGTCGTAGCCACCACgtccacctctccctcctccttgaTCATGACCTCCTCGTCCTCCGTATGAGGAATGTTCATAaccacctctccctcctcctcggCCTCCTGTTTGCTGCTGGGGGCCATCTTGTCTTTTCTGCCATGGTGGCATCTCTGGGGGTGGAGGTTCAATTTCATTGGGTCTACCTCCTCTGTCAGGCACCCTGCCCATCAACACCTATGGGATAAGAAAGAGatttgaaactattttattttgtaaacagaaataaatgtaagcaAGATAAAGGAACTCTAATCACCTTATTGATGGcacaggctgtcttttctcttatTGAGCCACTGCTTGTCCTTAAAATCTTTGACAAGTCTTGTCTTGCAGCCAAAAGATGGGCAACAGAAATAATACTTTTAGGAGATAAGAGTGAACGTCTCGGCTGGTAAACCTTTGCTAATTTCTCTGTCTGAGTCTGTTGAAGGAAAGTATTCAAAGGTAAATGTCAGTTTTCAAAATGACAAACATTCATGTTAAATAAGTTAAAGATCTCTAAAATGTCTGATAACAATATTTACTAGGCTCTACATGGGAGGAAAAGGTTATATACTCACCATTGCTCCTACCTAGTCAAGAACTATAATGTCTTACAGCACTGCAAGAAACGATGGGGTGCGTTTTGGGGTAAGGTGGAGGAGGAATACACGGGTTAGAGGAGCTTCCTTTACGACTGTGGGGCCAAAAAGGTAGAAAGGTTCCCCCTGCCACTGGTCTCAgatcatttgctttttattattcccatcttTGCTTACTATGAGATAAAAAATGTTAGTTGTGTCTAATTTGTACTAATTATATTAACATGATACATTTCTTACAAAAGTGATCCCCCTACTTAAtactttcctcttttctaagaaaaaaggGTCTACCTTAACCACTTAGTAGAAGTATAAGTTAATGATTAAGGAAATTAGCTCAAAGAGATAAATCactggaaaattagaaaactggGCAAGGCATTTAActctatttcaaataaaagacCACAAAAGGTAAATGAACAAGGGATATAAAGAGAAAGTTCACACAAGAGAATGTAAGTTTGAACAAacgtaaacattttttttccctccaggcAGAAATCAATAGATGCAAATTAAAGTAACCTAAATTTTGGGAAACAGCAACAATCTTCTATGTACTAAATTTTGGAAGCAACAGCTACAATACACAGCAAATCGGCACAAGAACACAAATATATGGTAAGTCTTTCAGTTATATGCAGGTACTCAAATATTGGTcgtaaatgtttaattatattatgtgaaaaaatagaatgtaaaaaacTATGTTTATTATGATTGTTTATatggacaaagaaagaaagataatactaaaaatgaaaagagctatTGTGGTTAAGACAATGGGATGAtcaatgactttttattttaagaaacttctttaataattaaaaggaTAGAGAGATTGTCATTCCATCTCTCTGGGGAATGTCTTATATTTTGCTTGTAGACACTATTGTACCTAAATAGGTGCTCAATCATTGTTTGTTGAATGGAAACAAACACCTTTCAAGAAATGGTTTCatatatgtttcaaataaaaCTAACTTAAAATGCAATTTCAAAGTGAGCTATACATGCATAAATttcattacatgaaaaaaaatttcactttGTGCATATGAAagtaatttctataaaataattaaaaacgaAGTTGCAAAGTGAGATATCAGTATGTAAAttccattaaatgaaaaaatcctCCTCAATATATTGATGTATTTCATACAATCATTGTGTATTATCGTTCAAAAGACTCTTAAATATCACCTAGATTAACTGTGGCACTTTAAAGATGTCAAAAATGAAGAGTAAATGGAAGCTCAGACATACTGTATCAGGATGCCAGCCTTAAGGCCACTGATGGCAGTGCCAAGACCAGAACCCCAGAGTAAATGCCTCAGTCAGTGCACGTTCATCAGTCATTATGTTTTTCTAGCTGACAGTGCAGGTTATTGTTTTTGAAGTGTATCTACCATGCTGAGAGTGAAATGGttgtttttatcaaaaataatttaagaaaggaCTGGTGTTTCCTAAATAGCAATCACAGAAGGGAACAATTTACTCCGGGTGTTACTATTGACTAGCTGGGAGGTATTAGGTACTCTCCCATTTATCTCAGTCTCCACAGTTTTAGTTGCAAAATGAGGGTAGTAAAGACTGACTTCTAAGACCCTTTCCAACGCTAACATATTGTAACCCAATAAATATCTACCTCAACAATTTAGCAGCAAAATAGGACTGTGCTAAGGTTTAAAGATTTAAGGGGAAACTAACATATTGGCAAGATTATTggataactaaaaaaaaaaatcattttctaaaattcagagaaaaatctgttttcaaaagGGAATGCACTATTAAAGCGGCATCTAATACACATCTGGACTAACCTCCACATAAATTCAAGGATTAGTTCCATTTCAGGGTTCTAAGAAGGTCAAATTAATCAACTGTGTCCATTAATTTCCACTTATTGATCATATAgtggatatttaataaatatctgttgaatgactGAGACCTTTAactggattatctcatttaagttGAAATAAGTTGTATGTCTTCCCAGATCCTCCAATTCTTTATTTGATCTTGCTAACTCCAGCATTTCTAAATTTAATCAGCAAATTAAATTGTTAGCTTAACAATTATACAAAGTACAGtacacaaataattacaaaatttattattttagtaattttcagatactctctgtttctctcacaAATGAGTACGGCCTATAGAGTCTATAA of Rhinolophus sinicus isolate RSC01 linkage group LG05, ASM3656204v1, whole genome shotgun sequence contains these proteins:
- the FAM98A gene encoding protein FAM98A isoform X2 — encoded protein: MGPAHWEKIEAINQAIANEYEVRRKLLIKRLDVTVQSFGWSDRAKTQTEKLAKVYQPRRSLLSPKSIISVAHLLAARQDLSKILRTSSGSIREKTACAINKVLMGRVPDRGGRPNEIEPPPPEMPPWQKRQDGPQQQTGGRGGGRGGYEHSSYGGRGGHDQGGGRGGRGGYDHGGRGGGRGSKHQGGWTDGASGGGGGYQDGGYRDSGFQPGGYHGGHSGGYQGGGYGGFQTSTYTASAYQGGGYQQDNRYQDGGHHGDRGSGRGGRGGRGGRGGRGGQGGGWGGRGSQSYHQGGQFEQHFQHGGYQYNHSGFGQGRHYTS
- the FAM98A gene encoding protein FAM98A isoform X1, giving the protein MECDLMETDILESLEDLGYKGPLLEDGALSQAVSAGASSPEFTKLCAWLVSELRVLCKLEENVQATNSPSEAEEFQLEVSGLLGEMNCPYLSLTSGDVTKRLLVQKNCLLLLTYLISELEAARMLCVNTPPKKAQEGGGSEVFQELKGICIALGMSKPPANITMFQFFSGIEKKLKETLAKVPPNHVGKPLLKKSMGPAHWEKIEAINQAIANEYEVRRKLLIKRLDVTVQSFGWSDRAKTQTEKLAKVYQPRRSLLSPKSIISVAHLLAARQDLSKILRTSSGSIREKTACAINKVLMGRVPDRGGRPNEIEPPPPEMPPWQKRQDGPQQQTGGRGGGRGGYEHSSYGGRGGHDQGGGRGGRGGYDHGGRGGGRGSKHQGGWTDGASGGGGGYQDGGYRDSGFQPGGYHGGHSGGYQGGGYGGFQTSTYTASAYQGGGYQQDNRYQDGGHHGDRGSGRGGRGGRGGRGGRGGQGGGWGGRGSQSYHQGGQFEQHFQHGGYQYNHSGFGQGRHYTS